DNA sequence from the Vicia villosa cultivar HV-30 ecotype Madison, WI linkage group LG3, Vvil1.0, whole genome shotgun sequence genome:
ACTAAAAGGCAGCGTGTTAAATGGACTACTCAttcaaataaaaacattataattaATTAGGGCTAAAGGCAATTGAATAAGTTTAAGTGTGTAATTATGTTTAGGGGTATGAAAAAATCTCTCAAACTGAgttttatatattaaagtagatTCCTAATAAAATTGTCAACAAATCTTCAATAAAATTAGTACTATATTCGTTTAATTTCttaatcttttaaaaatataatttataaaaatagtggtttaattgaattaattagacacataaaatgtaataataatggtaataaaaaagttattattttttattattatatctaTCTCCCTATAAAAGATTATTAAATAGTCATTTGCCCGTCATTTGTACGGTTCACATAATGTCATTATAAAAAGTAAATGCAATTAGTATAATGATGGTTAAAAgatgtatataaaatatatacaaattaattAGTTTTGCCCATTCGAAaatgtttattttaataaaaataatgaaataatcgAGTAGTCATATATCTCTACGTTCGCACGGTTCGCACAATAtcgtaataaataataaatgaatatACTATAATAATGGTTaagaaatgtatataaaatatataaaaattaagtaATTTAAGGCACGTCagaaatgtatattttagtagaaactaatatttttttcaaatcaattttattttttcttgaatCATGTCACGATATACTCATTATGTTGAATAGATTTAATGATAATGTTAGAATATGTTTTTACATTGGCCTTTTGTTTTAatggtaaaaaaaataataaatttggccTTTTTaacagttgtttttttttttggacaaaTAATAGTTGTTATTTAGCTAATACATAGTAAAAATGGTTAATAATTAGTATGGAATGACTAAAAGGCAGCGTGTTAAATGGACTActcattcaaataaaaatattataattaattagggCTAAAGGCAATTGAATAAGTTTAAGTGTGTAATTATGTTTAGGGGTATGAAAAAATCTCTCAAactgatttttatatattaaagtagatTCCTAATAAAATTGTCAACAAATCTTCAATAAAATTAGTACTATATTCGTTTAATTTCttaatcttttaaaaatataatttataaaaatagtggtttaattgaattaattagacacataaaatgtaataataatggtaataaaaaagttattattttttattattatatctaTCTCCCTATAAAAGATTATTAAATAGTCATTTGCCCGTCATTTGTACGGTTCACATAATGTCATTATAAAAAGTAAATGCAATTAGTATAATGATGGTTAAAAgatgtatataaaatatatacaaattaattAGTTTTGCCCATTCGAAaatgtttattttaataaaaataatgaaataatcgAGTAGTCATATATCTCTACGTTCGCACAGTTCGCACAATAtcgtaataaataataaatgaatatactatagtaatggttaagaaatgtatataaaatatataaaaattaagtaATTTAAGGCCCGTCagaaatgtatattttagtagaaactaatatttttttcaaatcaattttattttttcttgaatCATGTCACGATATACTCATTATGTTGAATAGATTTAATGATAATGTTAGAATATGTTTTTACATTGGCCTTTTGTTTTAAttgtaaaaagaataataaatttgGCCTTTTATTTCTCACTATTTGCACATTAAAATAACACTTTTTCATATATGATGTCCCAACTAATATGAATGTTTAAGCAGCAAAGAACTCTTGTCTAAACAAtcataaacaaataaaatgagcagaaaaaacaaatatatgttCATAGCCCAATTTGGGCCAATTAGTAAGTCATTTGTTGCTTTCTCAACTCACAAAGCTGCATTATAATCCCTGACTCTAAGCATCCAATGAGTACAATCTTTTACTATCAAAACATTCTCCAATTCTAAatccaaaaaacaaaaacaatgctTCTATTTTGTTAGCAGTATCAGTATCATTGACATGATGAATCAATCACAGAACATCGTTTTGGAAATGCATTACTAACATTTGTATTCTTCTAATGTCTTGATGCAAACAAAATTCCAAGCCATTATCATTTTAAATGGCCTCCCTCTTGCTTACTACTATTATGAAGATCAGTTCCCAATCACTAAATCAACTTTGTCTCCTTCAAACAAAAAATACACTCATTTACAATATTTACTAATACAAATTAGCGATAAAAATTCAATGAAAAGAGTGTAGATTGCCCTTCATCATTAGGTAGAAAACATATTGTTACATGTGATAAAAAAATCTATGAATAAATAGACATTATAGCAGAGATctgtttaaaaaatattacaaaatagaaaatacaacatttgaatcatccatgaaACTCATTCAGATCAAATGTAACAAATATTATAACATAGAAAATATGAATTATACAGAAAACTCGTTGAGAGCAATTGCAAACGAAAATcatctgaaaattaaaataaagaaaaacacaaTATGAACCACACTTAGTGATGAAAACAAAATTTAGGGTTTATTCCTAATATATAGTATGTATCAGATATCAATACATTTTCacttcaaacacaaataaacacaactataaaataaaaacttagtGTATAAGAAGTAAAAGAACACTACCGCGTTTATAACATCAATAAAATTAGATGATTTTGAGTCAGAACCCTTCCCCTGATAAGATTCGGAACCCTCTAATAGAACACAATCAAAAGAAGGATAACAAAATTAACTAACAATTTCATTGgagaaaaaactaataaaaaatcagactaaaaaaaaaagaaaataactacAACTTATTAAAATTATCGAAGCATTGCATTTACTGGAAGATGATTGAGGAGATGTTGATTAATGATAATTTTCCAAAGCAAAGATCTATGGCATGAGAAACTTCAACCAAACCTCAACTATGCcgcaaacaaaaaaattaaaaaaaaaaatcaaaactttctTAATCAGAATCGTAATTCGAAGTAATGAACAATCAAACAAACGATTACCGCATCTAATTAAAAgctgcttctcaagcatagtcaAATTAAAAGCTGCTTCTCAAGCATAATATGATTCATGTGCTTCCATGTACTTccctattttcaaaaaaaaagagaattaatAATATGTTAATAAGAAAAAAGAGAAGGGTTTATGAAACCCTTTTCATCTTCATtttctataaatatataaaagtcaaaaaataaaaataaaaaatgaaagaagaaaacTGTACCTGTTCTTCCATGTGAGGTAACAAATTATGACGAACTTTCTTCAAAGAAATATCTCTTACTTTCGCACATAACTGCTGACATCTGACTATGAATTTTGATTCAATTTCGTCCTCTTCACTTTTCCTTTCTCGATCTACAatctattcaattcaattcaactcatccaaaaacaaacataaaaaataatggGGATGAAACATagagatgaaaaagaagaaaactttgttGGATCTTAGAGCAGCGTCAAAGCCATTTTTTATAGATGTTATAGTGGCTGCATTTTGTTTGATGGAAGCTTGTTTGATGGAGAGATTATAAGCTATTTCTACTAAACGAAAATGAATATGAAAGGTTTAATAGAGATGATAATAGAAATATAGGGTTAATAGAGAGCTAAATAGTGTGACCTATTTTCAATGTATTGGAAATCATGAatgaatttgaaaaaaagtaGATTGGAAAACGCGTGAATTAATTTTTCATTGCTTGAAAAAAGGGAATAGGAAGATGGAACATAGTGCAGGTTTTTACATATTCCAATACTGAACTTTTGCATTAAATAAACtgttggaatgtaatcatgattaaatgtaaaattacgctcaggggtatgcaaaaccatgtttaattgtttgtcattagggtaattaagggaaattggtggtaattcatttttatatattaaaatagatggttaaaaataataagtcattaaatgtggaaagagaaaactattccttattattcttaaccattagattaaaaagaattaatggtcaagatgtggagtaagttattataacttactcttggagtcaatataaccctcctcaactaattttttatttataaaataacgcCTTAACTACTTTTTGTTATGCACTTTGAGACGACGAGTATTTGACAAATGTATTTTTTagtaaattaatttgtttaagaTTCAATTTAGAGTAGGTGATCTGTGTTTTTCaaagagaaaaaataatttacattttgAACTGTTTTATTTAAAAGTTTAATTTAAAAAGTGTAATTTTGTTCCAATTGAACGtaaatcatattttaattaaaGATTCATTTTCCCCAATTGACCACATACTTGTCTTGCTTTTGCTAACACAATGTGACATGGTTGACAAAAATATGAATCCTTATAATATATGGTCAATTAATTCGAGAACAATAAATATATATACGAAAGAGCCTCTCAAATAACCATAATGTCTCGAGGAATTagtcataataatttttttttaataagatcaATTCTATTCTATTTGGCTGCTGTGCGTCAACATAATTACTACGATGTTAGCATACTGACGACTTGGTCGATCTTTGATCACAGTTATGATGATTAACTTGGATGGTGTATAATACTTTAATTAGTTTAATGTAATCAAACTAATCAAAGTTTTTAATCCTTTAGCTTGTTCTAAATCTAATAATGTGTTTTCCATTCAGCAAAGAAACATTTCAAAGCCGTGTGGATGACTTTTAACTCGGAAGGCCAAAAAGTACGTAGTATTTTAATATTAGTACTATATTTTTATGTTCCACGTACGTTACATCGTTCACTgacttaattaacaaatatattctCTCTAAACAACCTCTTCAACAGACATTTctaaaaacataataataaatttcattccattaaaaaaaacttatataataaaaataccaCTCTTAGATTTGTGTCAACGTTCCACTTGGTCTACAATTCAAACTTTGAGTTAACGAAGAAACTGCGCTAGCTTGCTTCTGTAGAATGCGTTACCCTGCCTCCTATTTAGAAAGCATACTAGACTTTTTCTTTTGAGGCATAATAATATTGACAATAATGATTTACTAAGTAAAACTAATAATCTAAATTTCAATATTAACAACTTGTTTACCCACTTAAATTCTAATGATAAAAGGGCACCCACGTTGACCAGAGGAGATTAAGGGGTCTGTTTGAAAATCTAATTTCCGTGTTTGAAAATTTACTTTGAGCTCACAAAGCTATTGCCACTAGAGTTGGGCTAATATGAAGAAGAAATAGATATGTGTGTAGATATTTCAATTTAAAGTACTCATATCACATATAACATCATAAACATGTTTACAAAATTTAGTTGCACTAATTCATCTTTTAATATATTGTctaattataaacttttttttagaatttcttttatatatatatatatatatatatatatatatatatatatatatatatatatatatatatatatatatatatatatatatatatatatatatatatatatatatatatatatatatatatacacacttaGACCATGAGTTAAATttctaagtaaaaaaaatattttaaaaatatttataatttagaaattttacttataatcagattactattgtatagataaaatatcattataattaatagtatatataaaaaaaaattaatttaactaattttttttataaattataaaataatttggacatttctaatttattaataatttatgtcagtttttttaaaaaattaaccgttaaataaaaagagaatcaATCAACATGACATTCAAATTAAAAACATACTTGtaacaattattataataaaatttctctttttattaaaaataaattgtaataaTAGTCCTaagtaaacaaattaaaattttgaaaagcAATAAATAAGATGATAAATATTATGGAGCAGCTGGATGTTAAATATTTACCCAACAACAAAAAATTCAAGTGATAAATATTGATATCGTTAAATTAAACGAACCATTATAGTAAAATCTCAAAAAAAATTCACATAGTTAGTTGCGCGTGAAACACATACACTAGTCcataaaaaatggaagaaaaacaaACTCAACGTGGAAAACAAGGTCTCGAAAAAAGGCCAAACGACTGTATAAAAAGAACTACTACCCCCACTCGCTTTATACCTCACCCACCACCACCACTCCAAACTCATTTTCTTTCCCTTCCAATTCCCCAAAACGACCAAACCAACAATCAAACACCGTCAATTTTACAAAACTCacacttccaaaaaaaaaaaaaattacaattcaAACCCCGGTTTGAATTCCAACATCACCATCACAAGTCCACAACACGCTAACATCACTCGTTTCGTTTCCCACCGCTCTTTTTATTCCCCCTCGCATTCCTTCTCCCAAACCCAaactcatttttttaatcatcTTTTCTCAACCTCCACCAATTCCCTAACCCTCCTCAAAAAACCAAAACCCAAACCCTCTTATCTTCTTTCTAAATTCCACCCTTCACGTCCTAATCAAATCCACCTCTTATTTCTCGCCATTTTTCTctccttattataattattctcctCCTCAATTATTCTCCAGCTATCACTTTTCTTTCTCTTGTTATCATTATTATCATGACGAACCCCGTAATTTGGGGTTTTTCTGCAGCGACGAACATGGTTTTTACTCCTACGTGGCTAGTGTTTTTTCTAGGGGTTATCGTTGGTTGGTTATGGAAACCAGATTGGGCTAGCACAGGGAAAGACAAATTGGCTAGTTCATTGGCCAAGTCTTTTGATTTTGCTTCACCTTCTGGTTCTCCTGTATTTTCCCCTTTGAAAttctattcttcttcttcttctacctctGTTAATTCTTCTATTACAATGCAAACCCCAAACCCTGATTCTTTGGGTATTAATAAAGATATCAATAAAAAAGCTTCATCTTCCTCAACACCATCCAAATATGATAGTTCCTCCaggtatttttttttcatttaattaataattattgatTTGATAATTGCTACCTTTTTGAATTTTAGATGTTGAATGTTAGTTAATTTGTTAAATCAATATTAAATTGCTTCTGGAAATGAAAGTATGGTTTGAAAACTTGGATATTTGTTTGTAAATGGTAGTTTTATTGACTAAATTTGGACTTTGTTTGACCCTGCAGTACACCGGATTCTAGTGAAGATACTTCGAACGGTGTTACGGTTGATGATTTACATCATTTGTACAAGCTTGTGGAGGAGAAAGATGGAGGTCTTCCTTGGATTCATATGATGGATCGTTCTACGCCGACTCTGAGTTACCAAGCGTGGCGTAGAGAACCAAAGGTATGATTAATTAAGGTTTTGTTTCTAATGGGTGTATGTATGTAATGTTTGGTTTGTTACAATTGCTGATTTTTGTGTTGTTGATTTGATAGAATGGCCCTCCACAGTATCGAAGCAGTACTATTTTTGAGGATGCGACTCCTGAGATAGTGAGGGATTTATTCTGGGATGATCAGTTTCGACCGAAGTGGGATGATATGCTTATTAACTCGACAACGTTAGAAGAGTGCCCTACTACTGGAACCATGAAAGTGCATTGGGTTCGAAAGGTGCGAAACCTTTTTACATGATTTAATAAGTGTCGTTTTTTGATGTGTTTTGTATATGTTTTCATTTGCTTATATGGTTGCTATTTTTCTGTGTTACAGTTCCCCTTCTTCTGTAACGACAGAGACTATGTTATTGGACGAAGAATATGGGAATGTGGGAGGTCCTACTATTGTGTTACAAAGGTACTTGAAGAAGATTCACCTTTTATTTCTCTTGAATATTTGAAGACATTGATTGAAGACGGTTAAATTCTGCGCTGTATAATTAGTGTTGTTCTTACATTTTTTTCCCTTCCTTTTAGGGGGTAGATTGTCCTTCAATCCCAAGACAAGACAAACCCAGACGCGTCGATGTGTATTACTCTAGCTGGTGCATTCGAGCAGGTTTGTTTTGATAACTTTATTAATCAAGGTGTAATTTGCACAACAGTTTAATTTTTTGTTAAGGTAGTCCTTCATTCACCACCAAACTTATTATGGGCTTATGACTGATCAATGATCTTATGGTGTTTTTCTTGGCAGTTGAATCAAAGAGAGGTAATGGTCAATTGACAGCATGTGAAGTTTTACTTTTCCATCATGAAGAAATGGGAATTCCATGggaacttgcaaagcttggagtaaGAAAAGGCATGTGGGGAACAGTACAGAAGATTGAGCCTGGTTTGCGTGCTTATCAAGAAGCAAAAGCTTCTGGAGCTCCACTATCTCGTTCCGCTTTCATGGCCAGTGTCAACACAAAAATAAGTCCCGAGTACTTGCAATCCATCGGATCCTCAGACGATTTATCTCAAATCGAAAGTGCAACCACTTCTGACAAACCAAAGGGCGTGAACGTACCAAAGATGCTAGTCATTGGCGGTGCTGTTGCTCTTGCTTGTAGTCTTGATAAGGGGTTGTTGACCAAGTATCTTTTATTCGGTGTTGCTAGAAGATTTGCTAATATGGGTAAAAGATAGTAGAACTAAAGGTGGAACCAATCTCTTGAAGGGATTTGGGTGTGTTGCAGTCACAAATTCACGCATTCATGCAGTCAGCGTATCAGTTGTCGTTGGATCAAGATCACGCGTACAGAAAGAAAGTATTAGCTGTCACTGTTGCGCTGATTGTGTGGGATTTGTGACTCTAGGCAATTCAAATCCCTCTTGAAGCCATTGTTTTGGATGATCCACAATATCCGTTTTAGTTTCCTTATTATATCACCTAAGAATTAGGAGGCACTTTTTTTGGGTAAAtaatctataaaaaaataaaatctaggGGAAATGAGAAAATCTAGGCTTGTTGATTTGGGAGAAAGGCTAGtagataattttttaaaactttttatttatttcttagaCCATGAGTTGGTGAAGACCACAGAATTTCTAAACTTTGTATGGTTGTATTGTAC
Encoded proteins:
- the LOC131661248 gene encoding uncharacterized protein LOC131661248, with amino-acid sequence MTNPVIWGFSAATNMVFTPTWLVFFLGVIVGWLWKPDWASTGKDKLASSLAKSFDFASPSGSPVFSPLKFYSSSSSTSVNSSITMQTPNPDSLGINKDINKKASSSSTPSKYDSSSSTPDSSEDTSNGVTVDDLHHLYKLVEEKDGGLPWIHMMDRSTPTLSYQAWRREPKNGPPQYRSSTIFEDATPEIVRDLFWDDQFRPKWDDMLINSTTLEECPTTGTMKVHWVRKFPFFCNDRDYVIGRRIWECGRSYYCVTKGVDCPSIPRQDKPRRVDVYYSSWCIRAVESKRGNGQLTACEVLLFHHEEMGIPWELAKLGVRKGMWGTVQKIEPGLRAYQEAKASGAPLSRSAFMASVNTKISPEYLQSIGSSDDLSQIESATTSDKPKGVNVPKMLVIGGAVALACSLDKGLLTKYLLFGVARRFANMGKR